In Solea senegalensis isolate Sse05_10M linkage group LG6, IFAPA_SoseM_1, whole genome shotgun sequence, one genomic interval encodes:
- the LOC122770518 gene encoding uncharacterized protein LOC122770518, which produces MESDSSDDSQSDSGVSADFSPCSTSESNTNISNGIVFKETPIEKEIRRNVEREKSLRRSRGLPNLPSSPEYVDIPLRKTTVCQSLTTKSERKDRELAGKKMQHEIHEETQREQVLVQLGKVPGFYDKGTVGQLEHRKQVFEAFQKPSESTFTVSTRSKTPFCSSASDISTLGDTSSEGSTVEGEERRLSVDLLSPKKSTYSVGVNPTSSTPQRGGFSKVTGDPFIIPGSNLTGPTQKSYTKQVTTVDSGASNISSSGTGRHGRMNRRTLGKEDEEETEVSPKDNPFFKLRSSKNIVKVERDIREAQEREKELHKQRISLYGGEGVGRPTMSSSSMKGLAVLDSPESPRCETGPSAAHWSPGKLNMWIPAQAEEKRTVVQEVRRTSWIPRQKNPLVERWESGLINDHNKEED; this is translated from the exons atgGAGAGCGACTCGAGTGATGACAGCCAGAGCGACAGTGGAGTATCAGCAGACTTCTCCCCGTGCAGTACTTCGGAGAGCAACACCAACATCTCTAATGGGATTGTATTCAAAGAAACTCCCATTGAGAAGGAGATTCGAAGGAATGTAGAACGGGAGAAAAGCCTGAGAAGGTCCAGAGGACTTCCAAATCTACCCTCTTCCCCAGAGTATGTAGACATTCCTTTGAGAAAAACTACTGTCTGTCAGTCGCTCACCACTAAGTCTGAGAGGAAAGACAGGGAGCTTGCAGGCAAGAAAATGCAGCATGAGATCCATGAGGAGACCCAGCGAgaacaggttctggtccagctGGGTAAAGTTCCTGGTTTCTATGACAAAGGCACAGTTGGCCAACTCGAACATAGGAAACAGGTCTTTGAAGCCTTTCAGAAACCAAGTGAATCAACTTTCACCGTCTCAACCAGGAGTAAAACCCCATTCTGCTCGTCAGCCAGTGACATTTCAACACTGGGGGATACCTCGTCGGAGGGATCCACCGTTgaaggtgaggagaggagactgaGCGTAGACCTGTTAAGTCCCAAAAAGAGCACGTACTCCGTAGGCGTGAATCCGACCAGCTCCACTCCCCAAAGAGGGGGCTTCTCCAAGGTAACAGGTGACCCTTTCATCATCCCAGGGAGTAACCTGACTGGCCCGACACAGAAGAGTTACACAAAGCAGGTCACCACAGTCGACTCTGGAGCTTCAAACATCTCATCGTCTGGGACAGGAAGGCACGGCAGGATGAACAGAAGAACACTTGgaaaggaggatgaagaggagacgGAGGTGTCACCCAAAGATAACCCCTTTTTCAAGCTGCGCTCTTCGAAAAATATAGTTAAGGTGGAGCGGGATATCCGGGAGGCCCAAGAAAGGGAGAAGGAGCTTCACAAACAGAGAATCAGCCTGTATGGAGGGGAAGGAGTGGGGAGGCCTACAATGTCTTCCTCCTCAATGAAAGGACTGGCTGTTCTTGACTCACCTGAATCACCCAGGTGTGAAACTGGACCCTCAGCAG CACACTGGTCACCTGGCAAGTTGAACATGTGGATCCCAGCCCAAGCTGAAGAGAAGAGGACTGTTGTGCAAGAG GTCCGCCGTACTTCCTGGATCCCCAGACAGAAGAACCCTCTAGTAGAGCGGTGGGAGTCCGGCCTGATCAATGACCACAACAAGGAAGAAGACTGA
- the LOC122770614 gene encoding uncharacterized protein LOC122770614 produces the protein MQVISRQRLLWIYFLLLTFLQLWGRLSSSSSTSSPTLPAPSLGIYFRSEASVVLTCKVPQGYNGVLFMLYRVTDKVDSHELQSGAEEVHFTVEVKEDHFVELYCCLYKDNDGLFSAFSPYLRLEHQKEAVPTQSPPLFPPPVLSVVPSTGVVKCGDMLSFTCSVPTPIPQSQSQSGVTNTPVTFHLLRTAEQTGAASVLLQPQASLVSGPERPSGVFTVGPVRGGDDGEYTCMYQITNKRQLVNSTVSNVIQVTVKDMLPPPTLVLHQQTDVWHLLCVGSPSYPGAVFSLCLADSEHPIDTVHAKIIHHQASFPVPVQDPAEVLYQCQYSVLLGKKWSRSEPSQPLAVTRERSPPPSSGLPGVDWPLVLGCFSAVVLVLCSVALAVIVTHRKVKAAAEKKKNRQDAQFWTQVHAKDHVVDLTLRRSNFNSQEWPRGETEMASRSPLWNTHSTFTTPIH, from the exons ATGCAGGTTATAAGTCGACAAAGATTACTTTGGATTTACTTTCTTCTGCTCACCTTTTTACAACTCTGGG gaagactttcttcttcttcttccacttccTCTCCCACTCTTCCAGCACCTTCCCTGGGCATCTACTTCAGGTCAGAGGCCTCGGTGGTCTTGACTTGTAAGGTCCCACAGGGCTACAATGGGGTTCTGTTCATGTTATACAGGGTCACAGATAAG GTTGACTCTCATGAGCTGCAGTCTGGTGCTGAGGAAGTTCACTTCACTGTCGAGGTGAAAGAAGATCATTTCGTAGAACTGTACTGCTGCCTCTACAAGGACAACGACGGTCTCTTCAGTGCATTTAGTCCATATTTGCGGCTGGAACACCaaaaag AAGCTGTCCCCACTCAGTCTCCACCCCTTTTCCCACCTCCAGTCTTATCTGTGGTGCCGTCAACTGGTGTGGTAAAATGTGGGGACATGTTGTCCTTCACCTGCTCCGTCCCCACTCCTATACCTCAGTCTCAGTCCCAGTCGGGCGTTACAAACACACCAGTGACCTTCCATCTGCTGAGGACTGCTGAGCAAACAGGGGCGGCCTCTGTTCTCCTGCAGCCTCAGGCCAGTCTGGTGTCAGGTCCCGAGCGTCCGTCTGGAGTTTTTACTGTGGGGCCCGTGCGAGGAGGAGATGACGGAGAGTACACCTGCATGTACCAGATCACCAACAAAAGGCAGTTGGTTAATTCAACGGTCAGCAATGTGATTCAAGTGACTGTCAAAG ACATGCTTCCACCGCCCACTCTTGTTCTCCACCAGCAGACGGACGTTTGGCATTTGCTCTGCGTGGGTTCTCCTTCATACCCGGGTGCCGTGTTCTCCCTCTGCCTGGCAGACAGTGAGCATCCCATCGACACTGTCCACGCCAAAATAATCCACCATCAGGCCTCTTTCCCAGTGCCTGTCCAAGACCCTGCAGAGGTTTTGTACCAGTGTCAGTACAGCGTGCTCCTGGGAAAGAAGTGGAGCCGATCAGAGCCCAGCCAACCTCTCGCTGTAACCAGAG Aacgttctcctcctccatcatcag GTTTGCCAGGTGTGGACTGGCCTCTCGTTCTTGGGTGTTTCTCTGCTGTGGTGTTAGTCCTCTGCTCTGTGGCACTGGCAGTTATAGTGACACACAGGAAAG taaaagcagcagctgaaaaaaagaagaacag ACAGGATGCACAGTTCTGGACTCAGGTCCACGCTAAGGATCATGTCGTTG ACCTTACACTCCGGCGTTCAAACTTCAACTCTCAG GAATGGCCCAGGGGGGAAACTGAGATGGCCTCCAGAAGTCCACTATGGAACACACACTCCACCTTCACAACACCAATCCATTGA